A window from Dehalococcoidia bacterium encodes these proteins:
- a CDS encoding TIGR03619 family F420-dependent LLM class oxidoreductase: protein MSIKIGLSGVSVVAKEGRDAFLSYVDEAEAQGWDSIWFSDRIVGPTLRIDPIVGMSMISGRTNKLKFGTGVLLMSVRSPVTMARELATLDNLSNGRLVVGVGVGQEALAEYEAMGVRKQDRGRRLDEAIQVMRELWAKDTVTYESEFLKLDNASIGIHPFQQNLPIWIGSRSEAGLRRTGRLGDGWLPTQLTPAEFRVGVSKINLYANEAGRTIPQDHFGLQISCYISKTGHVPDLIKEKFLLKRRTDVPLEDLNLLGTSSQVMDRLKQYIEAGATKFVFNPACGFDEIHDQMALLSEYIVNPFHQKLI from the coding sequence GTGTCAATAAAAATTGGATTGTCAGGAGTTTCGGTCGTCGCAAAAGAAGGTAGGGATGCCTTTTTGTCTTACGTCGATGAGGCCGAGGCTCAAGGGTGGGACTCCATCTGGTTTTCAGACAGAATAGTCGGACCTACATTGAGAATCGACCCTATTGTTGGCATGTCCATGATTAGCGGTAGGACTAATAAGCTGAAATTTGGAACTGGCGTATTACTGATGTCTGTGAGAAGCCCAGTTACTATGGCTAGGGAACTTGCAACTTTAGATAATCTATCAAATGGAAGACTGGTTGTCGGAGTTGGAGTAGGCCAAGAAGCGCTTGCAGAATATGAGGCAATGGGTGTACGGAAGCAAGATCGCGGCCGCCGATTGGACGAGGCAATTCAAGTGATGAGAGAATTATGGGCGAAGGATACTGTTACCTACGAAAGTGAGTTTTTAAAACTTGATAATGCTTCCATAGGTATTCATCCTTTTCAGCAAAATCTTCCAATATGGATAGGTAGCAGATCAGAGGCTGGTTTGCGAAGAACAGGTAGATTGGGTGATGGCTGGCTACCTACCCAGCTAACACCTGCCGAATTTCGTGTAGGTGTTTCGAAGATAAATTTGTACGCAAATGAAGCGGGAAGAACAATTCCTCAAGATCATTTCGGCCTTCAAATCAGTTGTTATATTTCAAAAACTGGTCATGTTCCTGACTTAATTAAAGAAAAATTTTTACTGAAACGAAGGACTGATGTCCCTCTTGAGGATTTAAATTTACTAGGTACTTCATCTCAGGTTATGGATCGATTGAAGCAGTACATTGAAGCAGGTGCTACTAAATTTGTATTTAACCCTGCATGTGGGTTTGATGAGATCCATGATCAAATGGCATTATTATCAGAATATATCGTAAATCCGTTTCATCAGAAATTGATCTGA
- a CDS encoding SprT-like domain-containing protein, translating to MSKIDYPSSAIKNRIDELLITLCMEYQILPMPVVEWSTRFKRVLGKAYLNERKIKLSAWLSLEQAEETLRHELAHIALGNNSQNPHGLKWKQWAGYLGARPRATSASLPANIDFSNSTKIYKGLECPNCNLRFIRLIVKPRIYCKRCGPKKGMLLHRISATRSHLINWLTKMY from the coding sequence ATGAGTAAAATCGATTACCCATCTAGTGCCATCAAGAATCGAATAGACGAACTTTTGATAACTCTATGTATGGAGTATCAGATACTTCCGATGCCAGTAGTGGAATGGTCAACGCGCTTTAAAAGAGTATTAGGCAAGGCATATTTGAATGAAAGAAAAATAAAACTCTCTGCTTGGCTGAGCTTAGAGCAAGCAGAAGAAACTTTGCGGCACGAACTTGCACATATTGCATTAGGCAATAATTCCCAAAACCCACACGGCCTAAAATGGAAGCAATGGGCTGGATATCTAGGAGCTAGGCCTCGGGCAACGTCAGCTTCTCTTCCTGCAAACATTGATTTCTCAAATAGCACAAAGATATATAAGGGATTGGAATGTCCAAATTGCAATTTGCGATTTATACGCTTGATAGTGAAACCGCGAATTTACTGTAAACGTTGTGGGCCTAAAAAAGGAATGCTACTACACAGGATATCTGCTACGCGCTCACATTTAATCAATTGGCTTACAAAAATGTACTAA
- a CDS encoding endonuclease III, whose protein sequence is MGDPKTSARRRKVLRPRSVNGIKPYSVDEVYDILAGHYGIPDKARRMDPTSELIWTILSQHTSDINAEKAFTALADKYNSWQEVLDAPTDQLVSVIRSGGLAQQKAPRIQIALHSIYQRTGGFDIAFLSSWNLDLAKSWLREIPGVGPKTAGVVLSFSLNQPAMAVDTHIYRVSKRLALIGPKVTADQAHDLLEKWVKPDRVLNFHVFLISHGREICKALRPLCYICPLNGQCPSREKLITKNDTRSVTKTLNYKPL, encoded by the coding sequence ATGGGTGATCCGAAAACTAGCGCAAGGCGTAGGAAAGTACTACGGCCCCGTAGTGTTAATGGAATAAAACCTTATTCAGTTGACGAAGTCTACGACATACTCGCAGGTCATTATGGTATTCCGGATAAAGCTAGGCGAATGGATCCTACTTCAGAACTGATCTGGACAATTCTGTCGCAACATACATCTGACATCAATGCAGAAAAAGCATTTACAGCATTGGCAGATAAGTATAACTCTTGGCAGGAAGTACTTGATGCACCAACTGATCAGCTTGTATCAGTTATCAGAAGCGGGGGACTAGCTCAACAAAAAGCCCCTAGAATTCAAATAGCACTACATTCTATTTATCAGCGGACAGGTGGATTTGATATTGCATTTCTGTCTAGCTGGAACCTTGATTTGGCCAAGTCATGGCTCCGTGAAATTCCGGGCGTAGGTCCAAAAACTGCAGGTGTCGTTTTATCGTTTTCATTAAATCAGCCTGCAATGGCAGTAGATACACATATATATAGAGTTTCTAAAAGGCTGGCTCTAATTGGACCAAAAGTTACCGCAGATCAGGCTCATGATTTATTGGAAAAATGGGTGAAGCCAGACAGAGTGCTCAATTTTCATGTTTTTTTAATTTCGCACGGACGGGAAATATGCAAAGCACTCCGGCCACTATGTTATATTTGCCCGCTTAATGGACAATGCCCATCAAGAGAGAAACTCATTACGAAAAATGATACGAGGTCCGTAACAAAGACATTGAACTACAAGCCCCTATGA
- a CDS encoding histidine phosphatase family protein has translation MKDVRLILVRHGQTAWNAEGRVQGGGSLDRIGCIQASALAQRLVNEPITQVYASPALRARQTARYTAGLLGIRVRQSSLLKDLDYGRFAGAFIADVKEAAPGLFEQWRDAPETVTFENGENLANLRLRMNKFIRKIKQSHQGETVLAATHDSPIRIAASIALGLPDSEHKQDYLKAPLASMTILNISSDSIVLEAFRDISHLENTDG, from the coding sequence ATGAAAGACGTAAGATTAATCTTGGTTCGGCATGGCCAAACTGCATGGAATGCAGAAGGCCGTGTACAAGGTGGCGGAAGTCTCGACCGGATAGGTTGTATTCAAGCCTCCGCTCTTGCACAACGTTTAGTTAATGAACCTATTACGCAGGTTTATGCGAGCCCTGCTCTACGCGCTAGGCAGACTGCAAGGTACACAGCAGGATTACTCGGAATAAGGGTTCGCCAGAGTAGCCTCCTAAAAGATTTAGATTACGGTCGTTTTGCCGGTGCGTTTATTGCGGATGTTAAAGAAGCAGCTCCTGGTTTATTTGAGCAATGGCGAGACGCTCCTGAGACAGTAACATTTGAGAACGGGGAAAATTTAGCCAACTTACGTTTGCGAATGAACAAATTTATTAGAAAGATAAAACAGTCTCATCAGGGCGAGACTGTTTTGGCTGCTACCCATGACTCACCGATCAGAATCGCAGCTTCAATTGCTCTTGGACTTCCTGACTCTGAGCACAAACAAGATTATTTAAAGGCGCCCCTAGCATCAATGACAATATTAAATATTTCTTCTGACTCTATAGTACTGGAGGCATTTAGAGACATTTCACATCTTGAGAATACCGATGGGTGA
- the rimI gene encoding ribosomal protein S18-alanine N-acetyltransferase, giving the protein MAGKINQKNILSFAYSLRPMSIDDLDQVSSIERVSFPTLWPPTSYRKEIVNKVAEYIVCIRDGEYLTVQRQRKDWRRLFRKNLPPITVKKRLVVGFLGIWYMGGEAHIVTVAVREEYRGQGIGELLLIGSLELGAARSSQVVTLEARVSNEIAKALYAKYGFFEAGMRRRYYSDNNEDAVIMTTPDLVSAEYQQFLSEKKKEFEARYGVNIREYL; this is encoded by the coding sequence ATGGCAGGTAAAATAAATCAAAAAAATATATTGTCGTTTGCTTATTCACTGCGTCCGATGTCAATAGACGATCTTGATCAGGTTTCAAGTATCGAGCGTGTGTCTTTCCCTACTTTATGGCCTCCTACTTCTTATCGTAAAGAGATCGTTAATAAGGTAGCAGAGTATATAGTTTGCATCCGTGATGGTGAGTACCTTACTGTTCAGAGGCAGCGTAAAGATTGGCGGCGGCTCTTTCGCAAGAACCTCCCTCCAATCACCGTTAAAAAAAGATTAGTCGTTGGATTTCTTGGTATTTGGTATATGGGCGGTGAGGCTCACATTGTTACAGTTGCTGTTAGAGAAGAATATCGAGGTCAAGGTATTGGCGAGTTACTTCTTATCGGGTCGCTAGAACTTGGTGCAGCACGCTCGTCTCAAGTGGTGACGCTTGAAGCGCGAGTGTCAAACGAAATCGCTAAAGCTTTGTATGCAAAATACGGATTTTTTGAAGCTGGGATGCGTAGAAGGTACTATTCAGATAATAATGAAGACGCTGTGATCATGACGACTCCAGATTTAGTATCTGCAGAATACCAACAATTCCTCTCCGAGAAGAAAAAAGAATTTGAAGCGCGTTACGGTGTGAATATACGGGAATATTTATGA
- a CDS encoding ABC transporter ATP-binding protein/permease yields the protein MKILWRITKIAALERSRMAGAWASLIVATILFLSIPRLIGFSIDYAISEGADEQQSTRVLVYLGAIVIGVVALRGIFNYANLYLAESVSQHVSYTIRNMLYDKLQHLSFAFHDREHTGNLMSKSTIDVEMMRMFVSMGLVRSGQITMLVIGSAVMMFLTDVELALISLSFVPVIAARAIYASTRMRKMWLQAQVEMGKLTTVLQENLAGQRVVKAFGAEEHEENKFDYQNEAVYETTYIARRAQSSNSALMQIIFWASSGVILWFGGRAVIDERITIGALAEFILYTSLLVQPMRMVGFLVNTFARAASAGQRLFEVLDAPSPVREKDDPHTLSNVHGSVSFDNVTFSYGNADAIKNVSLNVSPGQVIALMGAPGSGKTTLMSLLSRFYDVNDGAICVDGIDVREISLSSLRSNIGVVQQDVFLFSATVAENISYGHENATMDEIIQAAKTAQIHDEIVALPDGYETVIGERGVSLSGGQRQRLSIARTLAINPAILILDDSTSSVDAGTESRIQKALSEVIKGRTTFIIAHRLSSIQNAELVVVMEEGKIAETGTPDELIVAGGLFTKVTELQYATNLNGISTTPSSVGSRGTSS from the coding sequence ATGAAGATCCTTTGGCGAATCACGAAGATCGCTGCCCTTGAACGTTCCCGCATGGCTGGAGCATGGGCCTCACTAATAGTTGCGACTATTCTATTTCTTTCCATACCTAGGCTCATAGGATTTTCAATTGATTATGCAATTAGTGAAGGTGCTGACGAGCAACAAAGCACTCGTGTACTCGTGTACCTCGGCGCTATCGTTATTGGCGTAGTAGCGCTAAGAGGTATCTTCAATTATGCAAATCTTTACCTCGCAGAATCAGTTTCTCAGCATGTTTCATACACAATACGAAACATGCTTTACGACAAGCTGCAACATCTGAGTTTTGCCTTCCACGATCGAGAGCACACTGGAAACTTAATGTCCAAATCGACTATTGATGTCGAAATGATGAGGATGTTTGTGAGTATGGGATTGGTACGATCAGGCCAAATCACCATGCTTGTTATTGGCTCTGCAGTAATGATGTTCTTAACAGATGTAGAATTGGCGTTAATTAGCCTTTCTTTTGTACCTGTGATTGCAGCCCGTGCAATATACGCTAGCACCCGAATGAGGAAGATGTGGTTACAAGCGCAAGTTGAGATGGGCAAACTCACTACCGTACTACAGGAGAATTTAGCCGGCCAAAGAGTTGTAAAAGCATTCGGTGCAGAGGAGCACGAAGAAAACAAATTTGACTATCAAAACGAAGCAGTTTACGAAACTACTTACATCGCTAGAAGAGCGCAGTCATCCAATAGCGCATTAATGCAAATTATCTTCTGGGCGTCCTCGGGTGTAATACTTTGGTTCGGCGGAAGGGCTGTGATAGATGAACGTATAACCATAGGTGCGCTGGCAGAGTTCATTCTTTACACAAGCCTTTTAGTTCAACCAATGCGAATGGTAGGTTTCCTAGTCAACACATTCGCTAGAGCTGCATCTGCGGGTCAAAGACTTTTTGAAGTTCTAGATGCCCCTTCGCCGGTAAGAGAAAAAGACGATCCTCATACTTTAAGTAATGTTCATGGCTCAGTTTCATTCGATAATGTGACCTTTTCTTACGGCAATGCTGATGCAATTAAAAACGTCAGTCTCAATGTTTCACCAGGTCAAGTAATAGCTCTCATGGGTGCTCCAGGGTCAGGTAAAACTACGCTTATGAGCTTATTATCCAGATTCTATGATGTGAATGACGGTGCAATTTGCGTAGATGGAATCGACGTCAGGGAAATAAGCTTGTCTTCTTTACGTTCCAACATTGGGGTTGTGCAACAAGATGTATTTTTATTCAGTGCGACAGTAGCCGAAAATATTTCCTATGGCCATGAAAATGCAACAATGGATGAGATTATTCAGGCGGCAAAAACTGCCCAAATTCATGATGAAATCGTCGCCCTTCCAGATGGATACGAAACAGTTATTGGCGAAAGAGGAGTTTCCCTGTCTGGTGGTCAGCGGCAACGACTCTCAATCGCACGTACACTAGCAATAAATCCTGCAATCCTCATTCTTGATGATTCCACGTCAAGTGTAGATGCAGGGACTGAATCGCGGATTCAAAAAGCGTTATCAGAAGTCATCAAAGGAAGAACAACCTTCATTATCGCCCATCGTTTGTCATCAATTCAAAATGCCGAATTAGTAGTTGTAATGGAGGAAGGAAAGATTGCGGAAACGGGAACTCCAGACGAATTAATCGTGGCTGGAGGGTTATTCACAAAAGTTACTGAGCTTCAATATGCAACTAACTTGAATGGAATATCTACAACTCCTTCAAGCGTAGGCAGCAGGGGTACCTCCTCATGA
- a CDS encoding ABC transporter ATP-binding protein/permease, which yields MMMNTGGGGNFLMRAQKGDIDDEGTRLYDQRVVIRLIKYLAPYKLSVFISMLGVIVYTLATIAIPAIVAIGIDRYVETKNVDGLNNLIIIFGFVLVIHYISNYSHQIILAKISQRVIYDLRTDLFTHLQRLPMSFHNRNKVGSVMSRAQNDVYQLQEFLDIIVLSIADLLSLIGIIGFMVATDWKLSLWSFVTLPILIWVIWVWQNHARPAFLRVRIAISNVNASLAENLDGVRVVQSMNRQIKNLATFNDVNRYHLDTNLRAQRLSSSLMPAVEMFMSFGLAATIIVGGRLVLAGSLGAGQLIQFTLYIQRFFDPIRSLTQQFTQLQRAMASGSRIFDLLDVEPELKDIEGAKPMPKIKGAITYRNTSFAYEEDKPVLHNINLEINPGETVALVGRTGAGKTTMAALISRFYDVTAGSIEIDNVDIRSVTRNSLAKQMGIVLQEPFQFSGTILENIRYNHPEASDETVVNAAKAVGIHHHIASLPQGYDSMMEERGGNMSLGQRQLISFARALVADPQIIILDEATASVDTQTEQLIQTAMKTLLSGRTAVVIAHRLSTIRNADQIVVMDKGEIVELGNHDSLIELNGLYAQQHELHARISAKGIRREDAPANEFDESLDN from the coding sequence ATGATGATGAATACCGGTGGTGGTGGCAACTTCCTTATGCGTGCCCAAAAAGGTGATATTGACGACGAAGGCACGCGTCTATATGACCAACGAGTAGTCATACGATTGATTAAATACCTTGCTCCTTACAAATTGAGCGTTTTCATAAGTATGCTAGGAGTAATTGTTTACACACTTGCCACAATAGCTATACCCGCGATAGTTGCAATCGGAATCGACAGGTATGTTGAAACAAAGAATGTTGATGGCCTCAATAATCTGATAATCATTTTCGGGTTTGTGCTAGTAATTCACTACATCTCAAACTATAGCCACCAAATCATCCTCGCGAAAATCAGCCAGCGTGTAATTTACGATCTAAGGACCGATTTATTTACGCACCTACAGCGACTACCTATGTCATTCCATAACAGAAACAAAGTAGGCTCTGTAATGTCTCGTGCACAGAATGATGTATATCAACTACAAGAATTTTTAGACATTATCGTATTAAGCATTGCAGATTTGCTTAGCCTTATAGGAATAATTGGATTCATGGTTGCAACCGACTGGAAATTATCCTTATGGTCGTTTGTTACGCTGCCAATTTTGATTTGGGTAATCTGGGTGTGGCAAAACCATGCAAGGCCTGCATTTTTACGAGTCCGAATAGCAATTTCAAACGTCAATGCTTCCCTAGCCGAGAACCTTGACGGGGTTCGTGTGGTTCAAAGCATGAATAGGCAAATTAAGAATCTTGCAACCTTCAATGACGTTAATAGGTATCACTTAGATACTAATCTACGAGCACAAAGGCTTTCCTCTTCTTTAATGCCAGCCGTCGAAATGTTCATGTCATTTGGCCTGGCAGCTACCATTATTGTTGGAGGGAGACTAGTTCTCGCAGGATCTTTAGGTGCAGGACAACTAATCCAATTCACCTTATACATCCAACGATTTTTCGACCCTATCCGCAGCCTCACACAGCAATTTACACAACTACAAAGAGCAATGGCTTCTGGGTCTCGTATTTTTGATCTACTAGATGTCGAACCGGAACTAAAGGATATTGAAGGCGCAAAGCCAATGCCTAAGATAAAAGGGGCTATTACCTATAGAAACACTTCATTTGCATATGAAGAAGACAAGCCGGTTCTACACAACATTAATTTAGAAATTAACCCGGGCGAAACAGTTGCTCTTGTCGGTCGCACAGGAGCAGGCAAAACAACAATGGCCGCTTTAATATCAAGGTTCTATGACGTCACGGCAGGTTCCATTGAGATAGATAACGTTGATATCCGCTCAGTGACACGGAACTCACTCGCCAAGCAAATGGGTATCGTCCTTCAGGAACCGTTCCAATTTTCAGGGACAATTTTAGAAAACATTCGCTACAACCACCCTGAAGCATCTGATGAAACGGTAGTTAACGCTGCTAAAGCCGTAGGAATTCATCATCACATAGCAAGTTTGCCCCAAGGTTATGATTCAATGATGGAAGAAAGAGGCGGGAATATGAGCTTAGGACAACGTCAGCTCATCAGCTTTGCAAGGGCATTAGTCGCAGATCCTCAAATAATAATACTGGATGAAGCTACAGCAAGCGTAGACACCCAAACAGAGCAACTCATTCAAACTGCAATGAAAACACTACTTAGCGGCCGAACCGCAGTGGTTATTGCACACCGGCTATCCACAATTAGGAATGCTGACCAAATAGTAGTAATGGATAAAGGGGAAATAGTCGAATTAGGGAATCATGACAGCCTAATTGAATTAAATGGTCTGTATGCACAGCAGCATGAATTGCATGCGAGGATTAGTGCAAAAGGTATTCGCAGAGAAGATGCCCCCGCAAATGAATTTGATGAATCCTTAGATAACTAA
- a CDS encoding amidase — translation MPEPYELSLTEAVEEIASRRLSAVELMQSIHRRIEKTEPSFQAWATLLFEESLSLASKSDKKASGRGALEGVPYGAKDIFDTAGIKTAAGSRIFADRIPGEDASCIKIAQEAGAILLGKTHTTEFADGDPAPSFNPWNMEHTPGGSSTGSGVAVAARMVPWAFGTQTVGSVLRPAAYNGIVGFKPTFGRISRLGVIPMATSFDHVGFLARTVDDMALLLNVFAGFDPHDPYSQKMPVDNYLKSIIDVPRSPTIGLLRGWFFEEADSGTRVSIEQTAQKDAKAGAIIEEVDLGIDYPRAYAAHRLMQESEMALWHQPLYIENQNLYGPKISVYLENGFSHTAMEYVEASEYRIKVQRLAASAVKNVDALLMPSVSAPPPKDRTQTGDTRFQSLWSFTGFPSISVPIGLSGEGLPVGAQLSCAPFDESKLLRVSKWIEETLGAQLCPPELGNN, via the coding sequence ATGCCAGAGCCATACGAACTGAGTTTAACTGAGGCTGTAGAAGAGATAGCCTCCCGGCGACTTTCCGCTGTAGAGCTTATGCAGTCTATTCATCGGCGTATAGAGAAGACAGAACCATCTTTTCAAGCTTGGGCAACGTTACTATTTGAAGAGTCTTTATCATTAGCCTCGAAGTCTGATAAAAAAGCCTCAGGCAGAGGAGCTCTTGAGGGTGTGCCTTATGGTGCAAAAGACATATTTGATACTGCCGGAATCAAGACTGCAGCTGGTTCACGCATATTTGCTGATCGTATTCCAGGAGAAGATGCTTCTTGCATAAAGATTGCGCAAGAAGCGGGGGCGATTCTTCTGGGAAAAACGCACACTACTGAATTTGCTGATGGTGACCCCGCACCCTCGTTTAATCCTTGGAATATGGAGCATACTCCTGGAGGCTCAAGCACTGGCTCGGGTGTTGCCGTAGCTGCACGCATGGTGCCATGGGCATTTGGTACCCAAACAGTAGGCTCAGTGTTGAGGCCAGCAGCATATAACGGCATTGTTGGGTTTAAACCAACATTTGGACGCATATCTCGCTTAGGTGTAATTCCAATGGCCACCTCATTTGACCACGTGGGGTTTTTAGCCCGCACTGTAGATGATATGGCTCTTCTACTGAATGTATTTGCGGGTTTTGATCCTCATGATCCTTACTCCCAGAAAATGCCTGTGGACAATTATTTGAAATCTATCATCGATGTACCTCGCTCTCCAACAATCGGATTGTTAAGAGGATGGTTTTTTGAGGAGGCAGACTCAGGTACCCGGGTATCGATTGAACAAACCGCCCAAAAGGATGCGAAAGCTGGCGCAATAATAGAGGAAGTAGACTTAGGTATTGATTATCCAAGGGCATATGCAGCACATCGCCTAATGCAAGAATCCGAAATGGCCCTATGGCATCAGCCTTTATACATCGAGAATCAGAACCTCTACGGTCCTAAAATTAGTGTCTATTTGGAGAACGGATTTTCACACACGGCAATGGAGTACGTAGAAGCCTCTGAATATCGAATAAAAGTGCAAAGACTTGCCGCCTCAGCCGTGAAAAATGTTGATGCGCTTTTGATGCCTTCTGTTTCTGCCCCGCCACCAAAAGATAGAACCCAGACCGGAGACACAAGATTCCAAAGCCTATGGAGCTTTACAGGATTCCCTAGTATTTCTGTACCGATAGGTTTGTCAGGTGAAGGTTTGCCAGTAGGAGCGCAATTATCTTGTGCTCCGTTTGATGAATCAAAATTACTGCGGGTTAGCAAATGGATTGAGGAGACTTTGGGTGCACAGCTATGCCCACCCGAATTAGGTAATAATTAG
- a CDS encoding histidine phosphatase family protein: MAEWYFVRHGETKWNAERRVQGHTDIPLHEPGRNALQFTAKRLALVHFDFIYSSDLVRATETAEIIIAGSKTNPPEVRIDPMLREVSFGDFEGMTWEEMSSSDQGLRLHQDQRNLDYAPPKGESYRDLLNRLSKFADFLQLNHAKDDVLIVGHGAALRALVVKLLGLNDQAYWSLTGLGSGSITRLSCRRTGNVMINWNEVGHFPI; this comes from the coding sequence ATGGCTGAGTGGTATTTTGTTAGGCATGGAGAAACGAAATGGAATGCAGAGCGTCGTGTGCAAGGGCACACTGATATTCCTCTTCACGAGCCCGGTCGTAACGCATTGCAATTCACTGCAAAAAGACTTGCGTTAGTTCATTTCGATTTTATTTATTCTAGTGATTTGGTTCGTGCTACCGAAACAGCAGAAATAATAATCGCAGGCAGCAAGACAAATCCACCCGAAGTACGCATTGACCCCATGTTGCGGGAAGTATCATTCGGTGATTTTGAGGGTATGACTTGGGAGGAAATGTCTTCAAGTGACCAAGGATTAAGGCTACATCAAGACCAACGGAACCTTGACTACGCACCTCCAAAAGGAGAGTCATATCGGGATCTGCTGAATCGTTTATCCAAGTTTGCTGATTTCTTGCAATTAAACCATGCTAAGGACGATGTATTAATTGTTGGCCATGGGGCTGCTTTACGAGCGTTAGTTGTGAAGTTATTAGGGTTAAATGACCAAGCGTATTGGTCTTTGACAGGATTGGGCTCTGGTAGTATCACACGCTTAAGCTGTAGACGCACAGGTAATGTCATGATCAATTGGAATGAAGTTGGCCATTTTCCGATATAA